In Mustela nigripes isolate SB6536 chromosome 2, MUSNIG.SB6536, whole genome shotgun sequence, a single window of DNA contains:
- the LTF gene encoding lactotransferrin yields MKLVFPALLFLGALGLCLAAPRKNVRWCTISKAEWAKCSKFQRNMKKVGGPTVSCTKRTSHQECIQAIKANKADAVTLDGGLVYEAGQGPNKLRPIVAEVYGTQAEQRIYYYAVAIAKKGTNFQLNQLQGLRSCHTGLGRSAGWNIPMGTLRPFLNWAGPPEPLEEAAAKFFSASCVPCADEQRYPNLCRLCAGTGGNKCACSSKEPYFGYSGAFKCLQEGAGDVAFVRDSTVFENLPNKADQDKYELLCLNNIRKPVDAFQDCHLARIPSHAVVARSVDGKEDLIWELLQKAQEKFGKDKSSSFQLFGSPAGEKDLLFKDSTLGFLRIPSNIDSELYLGFNFISAFQSLKEKASETAERRARVAWCAVGPEELRKCEQWSRASGGTVSCESAPSGEDCIALVMKGKADALSLDGGLIYVAGKCGLVPVLAENQKSQDVNDAGCVDRPAEGYLAVAVVRKSDPSLTWNSLRGRKSCHTAVGRTAGWNIPVGLLFNQTGSCKFDEFFSQSCAPGSDLKSNLCALCVGDEKGEHKCAPNNNERYFGYTGAFRCLAERAGDVAFVKDVTVLENTNGENPEAWAKDLKMEDFELLCLDGTRKPVTEAQTCHLAMAPNHGVVSRQEKATHLKQVLLDQQNQFGRNGEKCPRDFCLFLSETKNLLFNDNTECLARLQGKNTYQEYLGSAYVTAVGNLRQCSSSPLLEACAFLSR; encoded by the exons ATGAAGCTAGTCTTCCCTGCCCTGCTGTTTCTCGGGGCTCTTG GACTGTGTCTGGCCGCGCCTAGGAAAAATGTTCGGTGGTGCACCATATCAAAAGCAGAGTGGGCAAAATGCTCCAAATTCCAACGGAATATGAAGAAAGTGGGGGGCCCTACAGTCTCCTGCACAAAGAGAACCTCCCACCAAGAATGTATCCAGGCCATCAAG GCAAACAAGGCAGATGCCGTGACCCTGGATGGTGGTTTGGTGTATGAGGCTGGCCAGGGCCCCAACAAACTGCGACCCATAGTAGCTGAGGTGTATGGGACCCAAGCAG aGCAACGAATCTACTATTATGCTGTGGCCATAGCCAAGAAGGGCACCAACTTTCAGCTCAACCAACTACAAGGCTTGAGGTCCTGCCACACAGGCCTTGGCAGGTCCGCTGGATGGAACATCCCGATGGGTACCCTTCGTCCATTCTTGAACTGGGCAGGGCCACCTGAGCCCCTTGAGGAAG CTGCGGCCAAATTCTTCTCCGCCAGCTGCGTGCCCTGCGCGGATGAGCAACGGTACCCCAACCTATGTCGCCTGTGTGCGGGGACAGGGGGAAATAAATGTGCCTGCTCCTCCAAGGAACCATACTTTGGCTACTCTGGTGCCTTCAA GTGTCTGCAGGAAGGGGCTGGAGATGTGGCTTTTGTCAGGGACAGCACAGTGTTTG agAACCTGCCAAACAAGGCTGACCAGGACAAGTATGAACTGCTTTGCTTAAACAACATTCGGAAGCCCGTGGACGCTTTTCAGGACTGTCACCTGGCCCGGATCCCTTCTCATGCTGTTGTGGCCCGAAGTGTGGATGGCAAGGAGGACTTGATCTGGGAGCTTCTCCAGAAGGCACAG GAAAAGTTTGGGAAAGACAAGTCATCTTCGTTCCAGCTCTTTGGCTCCCCTGCAGGGGAGAAGGATCTGCTGTTCAAAGACTCCACCCTTGGGTTTTTGAGGATCCCCTCGAATATAGATTCTGAGCTGTACCTTGGCTTCAACTTCATCAGTGCCTTCCAGAGCCTGAAGGAAA AGGCTTCGGAGACGGCAGAGCGGCGCGCGCGGGTGGCGTGGTGCGCGGTGGGCCCGGAGGAGCTGCGCAAGTGCGAGCAGTGGAGCCGGGCGAGCGGCGGGACCGTGAGCTGCGAGTCAGCGCCCAGCGGCGAGGACTGCATCGCGCTGGTCATG AAAGGAAAAGCTGATGCCTTGAGCCTGGATGGAGGACTTATCTATGTTGCGGGCAAGTGTGGTTTGGTGCCTGTCTTGGCAGAGAACCAAA AATCACAGGACGTTAATGACGCAGGTTGTGTGGATAGACCGGCGGAAG GGTACCTTGCTGTGGCCGTTGTCAGGAAATCAGACCCCAGTCTCACCTGGAACTCTCTGAGAGGCAGGAAGTCCTGCCACACCGCCGTGGGCAGGACCGCGGGCTGGAACATCCCCGTGGGCCTGCTCTTCAACCAGACGGGCTCCTGCAAGTTTG ATGAATTCTTTAGCCAGAGCTGTGCCCCTGGGTCAGACCTGAAGTCCAATCTCTGTGCGCTGTGCGTGGGCGACGAGAAGGGTGAACACAAGTGTGCGCCCAACAACAATGAGAGATACTTTGGCTACACTGGGGCTTTTAG GTGCCTGGCGGAGAGGGCTGGAGATGTGGCATTTGTGAAAGACGTCACTGTCTTGGAGAACACGAATG GTGAGAACCCTGAGGCCTGGGCTAAGGATTTGAAGATGGAGGACTTTGAGCTTCTGTGCCTCGATGGCACCCGGAAGCCCGTGACGGAGGCTCAGACGTGCCACCTGGCCATGGCTCCGAACCACGGTGTGGTATCTCGGCAAGAGAAGGCAACACACTTGAAGCAGGTGCTGCTTGACCAACAG AATCAGTTTGGAAGAAACGGCGAGAAGTGCCCAAGAGACTTTTGCTTGTTCTTGTCTGAGACCAAAAACCTTCTGTTCAATGACAACACGGAGTGCCTGGCCAGACTCCAGGGCAAAAACACGTATCAAGAATATTTGGGATCAGCGTACGTCACGGCTGTTGGTAATCTGAGACAGTGCTCGAGCTCCC